The DNA segment GCAGGTAAGCGATGCTTCATACTTATCTATGTCGACGACATGTTAGTAATTTGCGACACGGACGAGGAGTATCGCAGCATTTGCACCACGCTTCAAAAGGAGTTCAAAGTCTCGAACATAGGAGACATACGACAATTCCTCGGGATACATGTAGAAAAGGTAAACGGCATTTATACCCTAAATCAGAAAAACTACATCGAAAAGATTGTTGATCGCTTCGGACACGAGAACGCTAAACCGTCAAAGGTACCAATAGATCCCGGGTACATAAAGCAAAAGGAGGAGAATCTTATGGAAACCAATACCTCGTACAGATCGTTGGTTGGAAGATTGCTATATGTAGCGGTGAATACTCGGCCTGACATATGCATTAGCACATCTCTATTGTGCAGGAAAGTTTCAAACCCGACTGATCGGGACTGGACTGAAGCAAAACGTGTCCTACGCTACCTTAAGGGCACAAAGAATCTGCGCCTTCACTTGGGCAATGGACAGGGACACCTAGAGTGCTTTGCCGACGCCAATTGGGCTGGCAACGAGCAAGACAGAAAATCCAACTCAGGATTTCTAATCAAGTACGGTGGAGGGTTGGTAAGCTGGGGAACCaggaagcaaacgtgcgtttCACTTTCTTCTACAGAAGCCGAATTCGTGGCATTGTCTGTATGCTGTCAGGAACTGCTATCAAAAGGCTGCTAGGCGACCTCGGTGAGGAAAACCACGAACCAACCGTCGTGTGGGAGGATAACCAATCGTTCAATAAGATGGTCGAATCGGATCGAATCGACAGCCGCTCCAAACACATCGACACAAAACATGCCTTCACTAAGGACCTGCGGGAAAGGGGCGTCATCGAGTTGCGGTACCTGCCGACCGAAAACATGGAAGCTGACCTGATGACGAAGCCGCTCGGACGAAGCAAGCTGGAGCGCCATGGGATGGCAATTGGCGTTGAGTGAACGCAAACGTGTCCACGTTGAGGAGGAGTGTTGGACACAGGACCACCCTGTGTGCAACGCAGGACAGTTAGCTGTCACACCTCAAAATCTGAATTACCCTTGTCCGAACTACACACCTCTGCTATATGAACTCAGACCATTTTGTGTCAAATAAACTTCCTTCTTCATCATTTCTTCAACTGAACCACACTTGCTTCTGCCTATTCCTAATTTCCCTACGGCACTGCAAATCTCTAACAATCGAAATGGCTTATACcgatattgaaaaatagtttaacgattttgaaaacaaaactttttgtattgaactggctTTTCTGACTTGAATTCACCCGTGCAGCCTTCAGCATACATTTAACGtgattgaaattttcagtttcaacattgaagtggcttggaaaaccctgtaagtcaCAATGCCGCGTTACGAGACGATTTTGGCTCGCGTTTGATACGCCTTGAAGCCCATTTGAAGGCTAAACGGGTGCACGCTCCGCGATCCGCAAGCACAACACCAAACACTAACCCGTTGGCAGGTATAAAGCTTCCCACCATCTCACTTCCTGAGTTCGATGGTGATTACATGCAATGGCTCACGTATAGGGACACTTTTGAGGGATTAATTCACGAAAACATGGAACTACCACCGAtacaaaagtttcattatttacGAGCTTCCGTGAAAGGCGAGGCCGCAAAGGTGATCGAAGCAATCACGATCAGCGCAGCCAATTACGAGCTAGCATGGTAAATGCTCACCGAACGATACTCGAATGAGTATTTGTTAAAGAAACGGCATCTTCAAGCACTTTTTGGTATGGCCACCGTTAAGAAGGAGAGTGCATCAACCCTTCACCCTCTTGTGGACGAGTTCGAACGTCACAAGAAAACGCTCAATCATCTAGGCGAAAAAACGGAGACATGGAGCTGCTTGTTAGAACACTTAATGTGCACAATATTGCCTACCTCCACATTAAGAGATGGGAGGAAAATGCCTCAACTAGCCAAAATCCTAGTTACGAAGGATTAATCGCATTTTTACAGCGCCGTATGCGAGTGTTGGAAACCCTACAGGTAAACATTACCGAAGCTCCCCCTACCGTGAACCAAACGCACTACGCACATAAACATGTTCCGCCTATGCGCTTAGCAAGTGTTGGAAAACGTTTGTTTCCCGTGTAAAAAAGTGAGAGAATTAAATTCTTTAGGCTACTTCAATGCAGTGCCAAAAAATTagtgttttttattctctctcttaAAATCGTGTGTACACTCGTTCGCTTTTGTCGTTAAGGGCCGATTCCGCggtttttctccctttttatatgttttgaaCCGGATCAAAACATCGCCTGGTCTGACAGATGTTGGAACATTTGTAAGGTTCCAACATTGTCCCCCCGAGTGTGAAGCTATCGCTGTCGCACTCCCGCATATCTGTCAGACTCTTGTTCCGTTGCTTTGTTTACTTCCGCGCTACAATGAAATGTGCATACACGCGGTTCTACCCGGCCGACGCTTCTAAAGATAAGTTCATACGCGGTTCAGTTAATTATCTCGCTAATTCTTTTCAGCTGGTGGTTTCGTAATTCGCTTCGACCTTTCCGAATCTATTCTGCCTATTCGAGGAAGATTTCGATGCGTTTAATTATCTTCAATCAACCACACCACATTCATCAAATCCGCATTGTTATCGGCGCTCCGGTGTTTATCCTGTTTACCGTCTTCTTTGGCCGTCTCTATTGGCAAGTGAGTATAGTGTTTTCTACTACATCCTAATGAACCGTCTAAGACAACAATCCTACCTTTCCTCAGATATGTACAACGCGGCGAAGTACCAAATACCGTGTTTCCTATGAAACGCATTTCTATACACGGTACCGCTGTCACTCGAATTGGTTCCCTAATTTCGACCTTTCTACGCTCTGCACTTTTGACGTCAATGATTCGCGGCGAAGATCGTGCATTCAACTCAACAGCCACGAGATCGACGGAACTCTTGCGTACCCGTGTGTGGAAAGCTTGCAAGGAAACTCCTGGTGTATTGGTCGCTATCGGACATGGCCCATACGCTACCCATCCTAGGCGAGTTTTTGAGACGATCGGCTGCCCCCATTTCCCTTCAACGCATTTCAACGAACGCCCAAGGATGCAATTGTCTATCCTTATGAGGATGCGTGGTGCTGCATCCGCATACGACGGCAGCTGAAGTCCCCGTAGGTGCTGATATTTTGCCGCAAGCTGGGAAGTGTTGACCGATTGTCTCGGAAGAGCCAATTCCTTCACGGTATGAACATCAGTTAGCAGATACGGCGTGGCCGAACCCTGTCTACCCGATATTTTAACCGAGAGCTGTACCGAGTCCCTTTCCTCTCTCGTAACGTCACCAGTCCAATGAAGCTGGATAGGGTGGGGCGTGCCTTCAAGACCAAGTTCGTCCATCAACCCATGGTCCATAAACGTTGACGTTGAGCCATCGTCGATGAAAGCGAATGTTTCCACCTTTCCTCGTGGTCCGTACAGCGTCACTGGTACGTACTTCAACAGCACGCTCTCGTTCACTCCTGAATgtgtattaaaataattattatttgcttCATTAGACATACCGGAGTTACCATGGGTGCCTTCCTGGTGCAGCAGTGAATTATGCAAGATACTGCACCCATTTACGCCACAAGGAGTTGTGATGTTGCATCTTCCGTTGTGGTATTCGAGACATCTGCGACACAGTTTGCGTTCGTTGATGAACGCCCTCCTGGCAGCTACCGTAGTCCTGAGAAACTTCTCACAGGCGCGCAACGACACGCACGTCCCCCCACAGAGGATACACGATGACTCCGGGTGGCTACTCGATGAAGGTACACCGCTGCTGGACTCATCCTGGAGTACCACGGCGTTACAGTAAGCAGGAGTAGTACGTACATATGGAACGGTACGGTGAGGCTGCATTGCCGTGGGTCGATGTGGCGCGTGCCGTTGCACATTATGACGCACGGGTGGTGCGCTCCTCTCAGCTTGCTCCGTGCTGGCTTCGGGCATATCGATAACCGCGCACAGATCATCCGCAAGCTCGCCGATCCACATTCCGAACTGGTACATGTTCACCGATCGCAATCGCTTTCGGAGTCGTGCCCATTCCATACACAGTACAGGTGGTAACTTTTTTACCAGCTCCTTCAGCAGCATAACGTCGTGGATGTAATCCACCAATCCAGAAGCCTGCACCGTCGCTATCAACCTTTTCACCGCAAAACCGAACTCAACAacggtacactggtggacattaaaataggaaaaaaaattttgtgtgttttttttgcatacactaggtgtgtcatcgccaacagttcgaggcgtactgaatttgTAATAGCCgaattttgccttttatactctcatttttggtgcgctacttatctgagttttgagtaacggcagcgttttgcggcagtataaaaggagagccaaaccgtgttgtgcttcattcttccatcagtggtcaaggtgaaaggttgctatttaaaaattccacaaaatcatcatgggtcgcggaaagcactgcacaccagaggagcgaaaacacattcaggggctgtatcgtgagaacgtgccaatcaagacaatctgcaaggcgttcggccgttcgcggacgtttgtggacaacgccattcgtagcgaggctacgggtaaatcgacaggtcgtccgcgaaaaacaacggccgacGTTGACGCGCGGATTGTTGAGATGATCAGGGCGGATCCTTACAAAACTTGCACTCGTATCAAGCAGGAGCTTGGtttgcaagtttcggcgaaaactgtgtctcgccgtttacacgccgctgggttctgtgcccggagaccgaggaaggttcgtaagctgcagccgcaccacgtagaagcgcgcattcggtttgccgaagaacatttagctgcatccatcttttggtggagcaaaatcattttttcggatgagtccataatcaatctggatggttcggacggcgttaaatacgtctggcgctTTCCTAATCAGGCGTATCATCcgaaaaatacgataaaaacccttagtcacggaggcggccacgtaatggtgtggggttgcttctcctggcacggcacgggtcctttgttccgtatcaacgggacactgaactcggaaggaTATAGAAAAATACTTAGTCGTAAGATGTTGTCATACGCCCGACAACaattcggagacgaagagcattacatctttcagcatgataacgactctaagcacacatcgcgaacagttaaatgttatttggcaaaccaggatgtgcaagttctaccgtggcctgcgttgagtccagacctcaacccgattgaaaatctgtggtcaactctcaagcgtcagcttaagaaccAGCCTGCACGTTCAGCCGATGATCTATGGACACGCTGCAAGTTTATGTGGGAACGCAtagacagaagcgaatgccataatctcatcggcgatatggccaaacgctgtcaggaagtgatagcgaataacggtcaccagattgaccgttagaatgtgttttcgctcagtggaacaccgcaacacctcctcccaacaaccacttaaacagtccttttcagggctaccaaatatttctgacaagaactatgtctttcggtcacagaaaaaagttcctatttgtatgtccaccagtgtatcTAGTCGTTCCATTTTGGGTGCTgccatcattttttttttctccaccgTCCGATCCACAATCAAATCCGGCCTTCCGAAACGAGCTTTCAAAGTGTTAATAGCCGCTTTCACAACTTCCGGAAACAGTAACAAGTGACCGACTATATCCAACGCAGTACCTTTGAGGCAGTGCTGCAGCCTCTCAAGGTTTTCGCCATCAGTGTAGTTGCAGGAAATAGTGGTTCGATTATATGTCGATATGAATCGTGGCCACTCATCTACGGATCCGTAGAAACTCGGCAGATCCCGTGGGAAACCGTTTCGAGCTGTTACTTGGCTTTGGTTAAGAAATGTGTTCGCTGGTGTTCgttgtgtgtaagtgtgtgcagTGGTGTGTGGCGCATACGAAGAGCGTCCTGTGGCATAGTGTGCGCTTCCCCTTCGGTCGTACATTCCCAGCTCATCAAACCCTGTGCGTTCATTATACATCACGCGTTCATCGTGCATTGTGCGTTTTCCTAGCATCGAACGTTCGGTCAATACCGCGCCTTCGTTGTAAGCACCGAATTCTTCGTACATTGCTGGTTCTCTGTATATTGCGTGTTCGCCACGCCTGCCATATGACGCCGTCTGTGCAGCGTAGTCGCCATTGCCGTACGTCATCCGCACGCCATCATTGTTTGGGTCGTGAACCTGTATCGGAGGGTTTTGAACCCGAGCCGGTCCGATTTCTCTCCTATCACTGATTTGCAACGAATTTTCCATTCCGCGAACCCATTCGTCGAAATCAAGTTTGCGTACCCTACCATGCTCGTGTACTAGCGGTGCTGATCTTGGTGCCCCCAAACGGTCAGTTTCCCGGCACCATTCTTCCGCCTTTTCGAGCTCATGCATTTCTAGCAGCTCTTGAAGCTCGTGCCTAATGTCGGCAGCTCGTTGCCGTCGTTCTCGCGTTCTCGTCGACATTCGCGGCTTTTCACGCACCTCCTTGACCACACTTTGGCTCGAAACGCCGTTGCCCTTCACTGACTCACCGATACTGACGGTCGATGTCCTGGATCTTGCATCCAACGCTGTCTCGTCCCGCTCCTGCCTTTCCGGTATTGCGTTACCGCCCGTAGCGCACCGGCTTGTGCCTGCTTCCAGCGGAATATTCTTCACAGCATCGCGTTCCGGAACCGAGCTTGACGACGCTCTTGGAGTTGGAACGCCGTTGTGCCCTGTCCCATGACTCGTCACAGGAGTGGAATAAGCCTCCTGTACATCGTAATGCAAATTCCGTGCTTGATCCATTGTTCGGTTCTCAACCTTCGTTAACTTCCCACtaagttttattgttttcactacgCGGACGCGGGTGTAACTCACTTACGCGGTACTTTATCGATTCGGTTATACGACCCGCGACGAATTAGCTTGTAAACTGTTAAACAAGtaattttttggaatgttGGAAAACGTTTGTTTCCCGTGTAAAAAAGTGAGAGAATTAAATTCTTTAGGCTACTTCAATGCAGTGCCAAAAAATTagtgttttttattctctctcttaAAATCGTTTGTACACTCGTTCGCTTTTGTCGTTAAGGGCCGATTCCGCggtttttctccctttttatatgttttgaaCCGGGTCAAAACATCGCCTAGTCTGACAGATGTTGGAACATTTGTAAGGTTCCAACAGCAAGCTTTCCGTCAACATCAcacgacacacgcacatgcccTTTATGCCACTCCGATCACAATTTAACGAAATGCCCCCGTTTCTTGCAAATGTCACCGGAGGAACGGTACCGAAACACAATCACACTGAAATTGTGCTTGAATTGCTTGCGCGACAATCACCGTGTGCGTGATTGCTCATCGCAATACAAGTGCAGACACTGCAATTCAACACACCACTCGCTTTTACACTCTTCACAAAATTACGGCACATTTTCCACTGCGAACACGTCAGCTGCGCAAAATGCTTCcgtacgcaacacacacaacacagacgATCACACGGCAAACACGCAACGCACTTATGCAGCAGCATTGAGGCAAACTACGGAACAAGTTCTGCTTCAAACTGCACttgtaaacattgttgatgCACATGGCATAATGCATCCTGCGCGCGCACTTTTAGATAGTGCCTCCCAGCCAGATTTGATGAGTAGCCGTTTTGCTAACCGGCTAGGTATCAAATCGGGCACGGTCGACATCACGCTGATTGGTGCTGGTCAATCGTCCACCCCGGTGCGGAAATCGATGCGCACCACGGTATCATCCAGAGCGAGCCCTTATGCGATTAACGTTGAGTTTTTGATAGTCGAGAAGCTTATTGCTGACCTGCCCGCACATGATGTGCCCACCAGCGGCTGGAAATTACCGCCACATATTATATTCGCCGACCCCCATTTCGAGAAGTCGGCACCGATCGCCATTATTCTCGGTGCCCGGCACTATCACACGTTTTTTGTAAGCGGGGCGCAATATAAAATGTCATCGAATCTACCAGTCCTGATGGATAGCGTATTTAGCTGGGTCGTGAGTGGCTATGGCTATTCTCCTGAGGATCGCAAATGTGAGCAATTTTACAAAGATACAACACAGCGAGATGAAGCTGGTCGTTATATGGTATGCTTACCTAAACAAGCAGACTTCGATGATAAGCTTGGCCTTTCGAAGGCAGCAGCATTAAGGCGGTTTAGTTTGCTAGAAAGGAGGTTAGAACGAGATCAAAACGTAAAAGCGGTGTACCATGATTTCATGCGTGAGTATCTGGAGCTTGGGCACATGTCACGCATAAAAAATCCCTCCGACGACGAATGCGCGTGTTATCTGCCTCACCATCCCGTGTTCAAAGCCGCTAGCTCCACAACAAAGGTCCGCGTGGTATTTGATGGTTCAGCTAAGACGTCCACCGGCTTTTCGCTAAACGAGGCGTTATGCGTCGGCCCTGTCGTGCAGGACGATCTGCTCGACATAATTTTGCGCTTCCGCACATATAAGGTAGCCGTTATTGGAGATATTGCGAAAATGTATCGACAAGTATTGCTCCATCCTAATGACCGGAAATTTGTACGCATTTGCTTTCGATTTTCGCCTCACTCGCCAATCGAATATTTTGAGCTGAATACGGTTACTTATGGCTTAGCCCCCTCATCATTCTTGGCAACCAGAACATTGCTGCAGCTTGCAAACGATGAGGGCGCCTCTTGTCCCGATGCTGCAgctgttttgaaaaataactTCTACATTGACGATTTCATCGGTGGTGCTGATTCCATCGGAAATGCTCGCCAGTTGCGAATCGAGCTTTCTCAATTGCTCGCCAAAGGCGGCTTCTAGTTGCGAAAGTGGACATCCAATCAGCTCGAGGTGCTCGCCGGTTTAAATGCGGATCAAATCGGCACACAATCAGCGCGGCAATTCTTACCACACGAGACGGTAAAGGCTCTTGGTGTTTCATGGGAGCCAGAGCATGACGTTTTATCCTTCGAATCCGCAATATCCAGTGATGTGTCCATTCCGACAAAGCGATCCATTCTATCCAACATAGCTCGCATGTTCGATCCGCTGGGCCTGATCTCCCCGATTGTCATTCGGGCCAAGATGATGATGCAGGAATTATGGTTGCAGAAAGCTGGTTGGGACGAGTATGTTCCAGATACTATCTgtaagaaatggaaaataatacaaGAGGATTGGCAACTCATCTCTGAATTCAAGGTTAGTCGTTATGCGCTTCTACCAGGTGCGCGTATTCAGCTACATACCTTCTGTGATGCATCGGAGGCAGCATATGGAGCCTGCATTTATGCGCGTTGTGAAGGCGAAGGCGGGCAGATTCGCATAACGTTGCTTTCTTCCAAATTGCGTGTGGCACCGCTCAAGCGCGTCACACTACCTCGCCTTGAACTATACGCTGCTGTATTAGGAGCACACCTGCATCACCGAGTAAAGAAGGCGATGGGGATCAACGTTGCAGAATCTTTCTTTTGGTCGGATTCCACCATCACCTTAACCTGGATCAGCGCCACACCCAACACATGGGCAACGTTCGTGGCTAACCGGGTACCTGAAGTGCAGCATTACTTACACCCGCGGCAGTGGAGACATGTACCCGTTGCGTCTAATCCTGCTGACCTGGTTTCACGAGGCATGTCAGCCGCTGATTTCCTGAAAAGCAAACTGTGAAGCTTCGGTCCGGATTGGCTATCTTTGC comes from the Anopheles coluzzii chromosome 2, AcolN3, whole genome shotgun sequence genome and includes:
- the LOC125908309 gene encoding uncharacterized protein LOC125908309 → MHPARALLDSASQPDLMSSRFANRLGIKSGTVDITLIGAGQSSTPVRKSMRTTVSSRASPYAINVEFLIVEKLIADLPAHDVPTSGWKLPPHIIFADPHFEKSAPIAIILGARHYHTFFVSGAQYKMSSNLPVLMDSVFSWVVSGYGYSPEDRKCEQFYKDTTQRDEAGRYMVCLPKQADFDDKLGLSKAAALRRFSLLERRLERDQNVKAVYHDFMREYLELGHMSRIKNPSDDECACYLPHHPVFKAASSTTKVRVVFDGSAKTSTGFSLNEALCVGPVVQDDLLDIILRFRTYKVAVIGDIAKMYRQVLLHPNDRKFVRICFRFSPHSPIEYFELNTVTYGLAPSSFLATRTLLQLANDEGASCPDAAAVLKNNFYIDDFIGGADSIGNARQLRIELSQLLAKGGF